In the Deinococcus ficus genome, one interval contains:
- a CDS encoding SLC13 family permease gives MHDSPAHPSLLDSLGLHLSAGQVTTLALALFGLTYLMILLEKYVHRTVAALLGACAVMLLGLLTPDQAWGAIDFNTIFLLFGMMNIVNVLSRSGFFELVARRALLVTRGEPVRVLWVFSLLTAAFSAFLDNVTTVLFMAPVVVTVVTRLGLKPLPYLIAVIIASNTGGTATLVGDPPNIIIGSVAGKGFGDFLVNVAPYAAVVTVLAVGMMHLMMRRSGALAGTFDADNLRRVLTDPTPVKTDARLMRQALAVFGVTLLLFMVGHPLGLEAGLIALTTSTFLMLIADLNPAELFESVEWTTLLFFMGLFVVVGALEHAGVFTTVAQAMTGVIGGDVGRGILLVGFGSALISGFVDNIPFTISMAGVLREMQGAGGAALDPLWWALSLGACLGGNLTLIGASANIVVSDIARREGHPMGFGAFMRYGTPVAVVTTSVALLLYWAVYRLTA, from the coding sequence ATGCATGACTCCCCTGCCCACCCCTCCCTGCTGGACTCGCTCGGCCTGCACCTGAGTGCGGGGCAGGTCACCACGCTGGCCCTCGCGCTGTTCGGCCTGACGTACCTGATGATCCTGCTGGAAAAGTACGTGCACCGCACCGTCGCGGCGCTGCTCGGCGCCTGCGCGGTGATGCTGCTGGGTCTGCTCACGCCGGATCAGGCGTGGGGGGCCATCGACTTCAACACGATCTTCCTGCTGTTCGGCATGATGAACATCGTCAACGTGCTGTCCCGCAGCGGGTTCTTCGAGCTGGTCGCGCGGCGGGCATTGCTGGTCACGCGCGGCGAGCCGGTGCGGGTGCTGTGGGTGTTCAGCCTGCTCACCGCGGCGTTCAGCGCCTTCCTGGACAACGTGACGACCGTGCTGTTCATGGCGCCGGTGGTGGTCACGGTGGTCACGCGGCTGGGCCTCAAGCCCCTGCCCTACCTGATCGCGGTGATCATCGCCAGCAACACGGGCGGCACGGCCACGCTGGTCGGCGACCCGCCGAACATCATCATCGGCTCGGTGGCCGGCAAGGGCTTCGGGGATTTCCTGGTGAACGTCGCGCCGTACGCGGCCGTCGTGACCGTGCTCGCGGTGGGCATGATGCACCTGATGATGCGCCGCAGCGGCGCGCTGGCCGGAACCTTCGACGCGGACAACCTGCGCCGGGTGCTGACCGACCCCACCCCGGTGAAGACCGACGCGCGGCTGATGCGGCAGGCGCTGGCGGTGTTCGGGGTGACGCTCCTTCTGTTCATGGTGGGGCACCCGCTCGGCCTGGAGGCCGGCCTGATCGCCCTGACCACCAGCACGTTCCTGATGCTGATCGCCGACCTGAACCCGGCGGAACTGTTCGAGAGCGTGGAGTGGACGACGCTGCTGTTCTTCATGGGGCTGTTCGTGGTGGTGGGCGCACTGGAGCACGCCGGGGTGTTCACCACGGTGGCGCAGGCGATGACCGGTGTGATCGGCGGGGACGTGGGGCGCGGCATCCTGCTGGTGGGGTTCGGCAGCGCGCTGATCAGCGGGTTCGTGGACAACATTCCCTTCACAATCAGCATGGCGGGCGTGCTGCGCGAGATGCAGGGCGCCGGCGGGGCCGCGCTGGACCCGCTGTGGTGGGCGCTGTCGCTGGGCGCGTGCCTGGGCGGGAACCTCACCTTGATCGGCGCGTCGGCGAACATCGTGGTGTCCGACATCGCGCGCCGCGAGGGGCATCCCATGGGCTTCGGGGCGTTCATGCGCTACGGCACGCCGGTGGCGGTGGTCACGACCAGCGTGGCCCTGCTGCTGTACTGGGCCGTGTACCGGCTCACCGCGTAG
- a CDS encoding alpha/beta hydrolase: MQPQDWTVPGAPVKGYVWPAAPERGAVLLSHGVGEYAARYVERYHALIPALVARGYSVYAFDHRGHGQSPGRRAVVDLNDLVEDHLRAREALRGLTVPVFAFGHSLGGLVTAASASRDPRGLAGVILSSPALLVGQEEPAWLKKLAPLLARVAPALPVNALSTAHLSRLPDEVQAYEADEQVFHGKVRALTAASLLGLSERLWDMYPRWTLPTLTVHGEADRITDPRGSRRFHDLIASPDKELHLEAGGYHELLNDLPREQVRARLLDWLDART, translated from the coding sequence ATGCAACCACAGGACTGGACGGTGCCCGGGGCGCCCGTGAAGGGGTACGTGTGGCCGGCCGCCCCGGAGCGCGGCGCGGTGCTGCTCTCCCACGGCGTCGGCGAGTACGCCGCGCGCTACGTCGAGCGGTACCACGCCCTGATTCCCGCCCTGGTCGCGCGGGGCTACAGCGTGTACGCCTTCGACCACCGTGGGCACGGGCAGTCGCCGGGCCGGCGCGCCGTGGTGGACCTGAACGACCTCGTCGAGGATCACCTCAGGGCCCGGGAGGCGCTGCGGGGTCTGACCGTGCCGGTGTTCGCGTTCGGGCACAGCCTGGGCGGGCTGGTCACCGCCGCCAGCGCCAGCCGCGACCCGCGCGGCCTGGCCGGCGTGATCCTCTCCAGCCCGGCGCTGCTGGTCGGGCAGGAGGAACCCGCCTGGCTGAAGAAACTCGCGCCGCTGCTGGCCCGGGTCGCGCCCGCCCTGCCCGTGAACGCCCTGAGCACCGCGCACCTGTCCCGCCTGCCCGACGAGGTCCAGGCGTACGAGGCCGACGAGCAGGTCTTTCACGGCAAGGTCCGCGCCCTCACCGCCGCGAGCCTGCTGGGCCTCAGCGAGCGCCTGTGGGACATGTACCCCCGCTGGACGCTGCCCACCCTGACCGTGCACGGCGAGGCAGACCGCATCACCGACCCGCGCGGCAGCCGCCGGTTCCACGACCTGATCGCCAGCCCCGACAAGGAACTGCACCTGGAAGCGGGCGGGTACCACGAACTCCTGAACGACCTGCCGCGCGAGCAGGTGCGCGCCCGCCTGCTGGACTGGCTGGACGCCCGCACCTGA
- a CDS encoding phage holin family protein, whose translation MEERKSMGTALVDVFDAGVTLVKAEVNGVARKVGDVAKAKGLGAVILLAAVGPLILGLIFLILALFYLLMLWLPAWGAALVIALLSLAVTAGLIMFGLKKLSAEVDTSEPLLHRDEIAWADQGSPSVTFGQSAAETTTVSTTTYAAHATPDAASTTTYAATTGTEVTDDIRVVDRSRTAHTHPTPGTPEVPGVPVSTEPTYRDDMRRGGNA comes from the coding sequence ATGGAAGAACGCAAGAGCATGGGAACGGCCCTCGTCGACGTGTTCGACGCCGGGGTGACCCTGGTCAAAGCAGAAGTGAATGGTGTGGCCCGCAAGGTCGGGGACGTCGCCAAGGCCAAGGGGCTGGGCGCCGTGATCCTGCTCGCCGCGGTCGGGCCGCTGATCCTGGGCCTGATCTTCCTGATCCTCGCCCTGTTCTACCTGCTGATGCTGTGGCTGCCCGCCTGGGGCGCCGCCCTGGTGATCGCCCTGCTCAGCCTGGCCGTCACCGCCGGCCTGATCATGTTCGGCCTGAAGAAACTCAGCGCCGAGGTGGACACCAGCGAACCCCTGCTGCACCGCGACGAGATCGCCTGGGCCGACCAGGGCAGCCCCAGCGTGACCTTCGGTCAGAGCGCCGCCGAGACCACCACCGTGAGCACCACCACCTACGCCGCCCACGCCACGCCCGACGCGGCCAGCACGACCACCTACGCGGCCACCACCGGCACGGAGGTCACGGACGATATCCGGGTGGTTGACCGGTCCCGCACCGCCCACACCCACCCCACCCCCGGAACGCCCGAGGTGCCCGGCGTGCCCGTCAGCACCGAACCGACCTACCGGGACGACATGCGCCGCGGAGGCAACGCATGA
- a CDS encoding Fur family transcriptional regulator has protein sequence MPSARPSTRTTRQRDEIHRVLTTAPGPLTVTEIHAQAQRDLPALGIATVYRTLKLLTDQGLIHPVMLDGETLYEASGRGHHHHFSCRRCGRVFTLQTCPVSLPRGTVFAGGFVVDAHELTLYGLCPDCAALPPA, from the coding sequence GTGCCCTCCGCCCGTCCCTCCACCCGCACCACCCGCCAGCGCGACGAGATTCACCGCGTGCTGACCACCGCGCCGGGCCCCCTGACCGTCACCGAGATTCACGCGCAGGCGCAGCGGGACCTGCCGGCCCTGGGCATCGCCACGGTGTACCGCACCCTGAAGCTCCTCACCGACCAGGGCCTGATCCATCCGGTCATGCTGGACGGCGAGACGCTGTATGAGGCGAGCGGCCGCGGTCACCACCACCACTTCAGCTGCCGCCGGTGCGGCCGCGTGTTCACCCTGCAGACCTGTCCGGTCAGCCTGCCGCGCGGCACGGTGTTCGCCGGCGGGTTCGTGGTGGACGCCCACGAACTTACCCTGTACGGCCTGTGCCCCGACTGCGCCGCCCTGCCCCCCGCCTGA
- a CDS encoding O-acetylhomoserine aminocarboxypropyltransferase/cysteine synthase family protein, whose product MPHSHKTTPRFETLQVHAGQRPDPATGAQAVPIYATNSYVFESPEHAAQLFGLQAFGNIYSRIQNPTTAVFEDRVAALEGGVGALAVSSGHAAQFLAITTLAQAGDNIVASPNLYGGTVNQFRVTLKRLGIEVRFTGRDQRSEEFAALIDDRTRVVYFETLGNPGLDVPDFEGIARAAHARGVAVIVDNTFGAGGYYCQPLRHGADIVTHSASKWIGGHGNGIGGVIVDGGTFDWGSGRYPLMTEPSPSYHGLNFWETFGTGNPLGLPNIAFIIRARTEGLRDFGTTLAPQQAWQFIQGLETLSLRAERHAQNTLALAGWLATHPDVSRVTYPGLSNHPHYDRAQHYLPRGAGSVLTFELKGGRAAGEAFIRSVTLAQHVANVGDTRTLVIHPASTTHSQLDELTQTAAGVTPGLIRVSVGIEHIDDIREDFAQALVAAHDGPAAPQEAAPAGAGA is encoded by the coding sequence ATGCCCCATTCCCACAAGACCACCCCGCGTTTCGAGACCCTGCAGGTGCACGCCGGCCAGCGCCCCGACCCCGCCACCGGCGCGCAGGCGGTGCCCATCTACGCCACGAACAGCTACGTGTTCGAATCCCCCGAGCACGCCGCGCAGCTGTTCGGGCTGCAGGCCTTCGGGAACATCTACAGCCGCATCCAGAACCCCACCACCGCCGTGTTCGAGGACCGCGTCGCCGCGCTCGAAGGGGGCGTGGGCGCACTGGCCGTGTCCAGCGGGCACGCCGCGCAGTTCCTGGCGATCACCACCCTGGCGCAGGCCGGGGACAACATCGTCGCCAGCCCCAACCTGTACGGCGGGACCGTCAACCAGTTCCGCGTAACGCTGAAACGCCTGGGCATCGAGGTGCGCTTCACCGGCCGCGATCAGCGCTCCGAGGAGTTCGCCGCCCTGATCGACGACCGCACCCGCGTCGTGTACTTCGAGACGCTCGGCAACCCCGGCCTGGACGTCCCGGACTTCGAGGGCATCGCGCGGGCCGCCCACGCGCGCGGCGTGGCCGTGATCGTGGACAACACCTTCGGCGCCGGCGGGTACTACTGCCAGCCGCTCAGGCACGGCGCGGACATCGTGACCCACAGCGCCAGCAAATGGATCGGCGGGCACGGCAACGGCATCGGCGGCGTGATCGTGGACGGCGGCACCTTCGACTGGGGCAGCGGCCGCTACCCCCTGATGACCGAGCCCAGCCCCAGCTACCACGGCCTGAACTTCTGGGAGACCTTCGGCACCGGCAACCCGCTCGGCCTGCCGAACATTGCGTTCATCATCCGCGCCCGCACCGAGGGCCTGCGTGACTTCGGCACCACCCTCGCCCCCCAGCAGGCGTGGCAGTTCATCCAGGGCCTGGAAACGCTGAGCCTGCGCGCCGAACGCCACGCGCAGAACACCCTCGCGCTGGCCGGCTGGCTCGCCACGCACCCTGACGTGAGCCGCGTCACTTATCCCGGGCTGAGCAACCACCCGCATTACGACCGGGCCCAGCATTACCTGCCGCGCGGGGCCGGCTCCGTCCTCACCTTCGAACTCAAGGGCGGCCGGGCGGCCGGCGAGGCCTTCATCCGCAGCGTCACGCTCGCTCAGCACGTCGCGAACGTCGGCGACACCCGCACCCTGGTCATCCACCCCGCCAGCACCACCCACAGCCAGCTCGACGAGCTCACCCAGACGGCCGCCGGCGTCACGCCCGGCCTGATCCGGGTGTCGGTGGGCATCGAACACATCGACGATATCCGCGAGGACTTCGCCCAGGCGCTCGTCGCCGCCCACGACGGCCCCGCCGCACCGCAGGAGGCCGCGCCCGCCGGAGCCGGAGCGTGA
- a CDS encoding homoserine O-acetyltransferase family protein — protein MTALTRPAPTRPAPPVTTPEGGRAPEPQPAPVTTGTATLFRTTPLLLDCGQPVNDIRLRYHTYGTPRPEATLVLHALTGTSAVHDWWPDFLGPGRPLDPQEQYVVCANVLGGCAGSTGPADLPRVNGGDPPLTLRDLARAGRALLEHLGVQRVRVIGASMGGMLAYAWLLECPDLVDRAVIIGAPARHSPWAVGLNTAQRGAIRAAPGGEGLKVARMIAMLSYRSPESLDATQAGQRVPGVPAITSYLHYQGEKLHARFCERTYCTLTQAMDAFQPTDAELRCIQAPVLAVGIRSDQLYPAAEVQGHARRLPQGTYWELDSPHGHDAFLMDAQDLPGQVRAFLNA, from the coding sequence GTGACCGCCCTGACCCGCCCCGCCCCCACCCGGCCCGCCCCGCCCGTCACCACCCCGGAAGGCGGCCGCGCCCCCGAGCCCCAGCCGGCCCCCGTCACCACCGGCACCGCCACCCTGTTCCGCACCACGCCGCTGCTTCTCGACTGCGGGCAGCCGGTCAACGACATCCGCCTGCGGTACCACACCTACGGCACCCCCCGCCCCGAGGCCACCCTGGTCCTGCACGCCCTGACCGGCACCAGCGCCGTGCACGACTGGTGGCCAGACTTCCTCGGCCCCGGCCGGCCCCTGGACCCCCAGGAGCAGTACGTCGTGTGCGCCAACGTCCTGGGCGGCTGCGCCGGCAGCACCGGCCCCGCCGACCTGCCCCGCGTGAACGGCGGCGACCCGCCCCTCACCCTGCGCGACCTCGCCCGCGCCGGACGCGCCCTGCTGGAGCACCTGGGCGTGCAGCGCGTGCGCGTGATCGGCGCCAGCATGGGCGGCATGCTCGCCTACGCCTGGCTGCTGGAATGCCCGGACCTCGTGGACCGCGCCGTGATCATCGGCGCGCCCGCCCGGCACAGCCCCTGGGCGGTCGGCCTGAACACTGCCCAGCGCGGCGCCATCCGCGCCGCCCCCGGCGGGGAAGGCCTCAAGGTCGCGCGGATGATCGCCATGCTCTCCTACCGCAGCCCCGAAAGCCTGGACGCCACCCAGGCCGGACAGCGCGTGCCCGGCGTGCCCGCCATCACCAGCTACCTGCACTACCAGGGCGAGAAACTCCACGCCCGCTTCTGCGAACGCACCTACTGCACCCTCACGCAGGCCATGGACGCCTTCCAGCCCACCGACGCCGAACTGCGATGTATCCAGGCGCCCGTGCTCGCCGTCGGCATCCGCAGCGACCAGCTGTACCCCGCCGCCGAAGTCCAGGGCCACGCCCGGCGCCTCCCGCAGGGCACCTACTGGGAACTGGACAGCCCCCACGGCCACGACGCCTTCCTGATGGACGCCCAGGACCTCCCCGGGCAGGTCCGCGCCTTCCTGAACGCCTGA
- a CDS encoding glycosyltransferase, with translation MLRKLFKLIDAVGMVSFGLYAVQQVASALMPAQRLPESRSGAQLTFLVPALNEAQVIEATVENLRATAPDAEVVVIDDASDDGTDGIVRRLAALDPSVRLLRREFPNARQNKGRAMNWAVEQLLREYRAAGRALERVVFVGIDADGRIGPEFVSQVRGAFEAPQVMAAQGWMRYRMPGGALPGLHGALARVLLVQQDLENFILGHYQRVRHAAGTASLTGNGQCMRASYVARQLDRGVLPWPDVLLEDFGSALEIRLERPENRIAMLTAQVGQQGMIDAVPFMKQRARWIQGTMECLPYLPRLLRSRSHPATLLDFTYMILGPWLNTLLTLSLLTQPLRRRTPGAGLSTPGWWGTVMSGLPLLMQLQWAVRYCREKQLPWTTVVYIMLTLPVFSAVTLWSLPLALYRHATGEKSWYKSVRHDEPPATVPL, from the coding sequence ATGCTCAGGAAGCTCTTCAAACTGATTGATGCCGTGGGCATGGTCTCGTTCGGCCTGTATGCCGTTCAGCAGGTGGCCAGTGCCCTGATGCCCGCCCAGCGGCTCCCCGAGTCGAGGTCCGGCGCCCAGCTCACGTTCCTGGTGCCCGCGCTGAACGAGGCGCAGGTGATCGAGGCGACCGTGGAGAACCTGCGGGCGACCGCCCCGGACGCCGAGGTGGTCGTGATCGACGACGCCAGCGACGACGGCACTGACGGCATCGTGCGGCGCCTTGCCGCGCTGGACCCGTCGGTGCGCCTGCTGCGCCGCGAGTTCCCGAATGCCCGGCAGAACAAGGGCCGGGCCATGAACTGGGCGGTGGAGCAGCTGCTGCGGGAGTACCGGGCGGCGGGGCGGGCCCTGGAGCGGGTCGTGTTCGTCGGCATCGACGCGGACGGCCGGATCGGGCCGGAGTTCGTCTCGCAGGTGCGGGGCGCGTTCGAGGCGCCTCAGGTCATGGCCGCGCAGGGCTGGATGCGTTACCGGATGCCGGGCGGGGCGCTGCCGGGCCTGCATGGGGCACTGGCCCGCGTGCTGCTGGTCCAGCAGGACCTGGAGAACTTCATCCTGGGGCATTACCAGCGCGTGCGGCATGCGGCCGGCACGGCGTCCCTGACCGGGAACGGGCAGTGCATGCGCGCCAGTTACGTGGCCCGGCAGCTGGACCGGGGCGTGCTGCCCTGGCCGGACGTGCTGCTGGAGGATTTCGGCAGCGCCCTGGAAATCCGGCTGGAACGGCCCGAGAACCGGATCGCGATGCTGACCGCGCAGGTCGGGCAGCAGGGCATGATCGACGCGGTGCCCTTCATGAAACAACGCGCCCGCTGGATTCAGGGCACCATGGAGTGCCTGCCGTACCTGCCCAGGCTGCTGCGCAGCCGGTCCCATCCGGCGACGCTGCTGGACTTCACGTACATGATCCTGGGGCCTTGGCTGAACACCCTGCTCACCCTCAGCCTGCTGACCCAGCCGCTGCGGCGCCGGACGCCGGGGGCGGGGCTGTCCACGCCAGGGTGGTGGGGCACGGTCATGTCGGGCCTGCCGCTCCTGATGCAGTTGCAGTGGGCCGTGCGCTACTGCCGGGAAAAGCAGCTGCCGTGGACGACCGTGGTGTACATCATGCTGACGCTGCCGGTGTTCAGTGCCGTGACCTTGTGGTCCTTGCCGCTGGCCCTCTACCGGCACGCCACCGGGGAGAAAAGCTGGTACAAGAGCGTCCGGCACGATGAACCGCCGGCCACCGTCCCGCTGTAA
- a CDS encoding glycosyltransferase family 4 protein, producing the protein MTAPRTAAFITDAPRVAGSEVWLLDVLPLLPAHGWQPTVFLPDRDTLDELARRFQAAGVPVERFGDPATLPDHTRAFHLRVLQAWEPATYRQLLPRLASPRLAVLHDQLEYHYPAPVRLLYREIYRRTKARPLRTADRLVTVSRWGGAFLRGPLGLPQVGEVTNGADPTRFRPAHPGEREALRSEYGFTRFTVLIPGRFAPEKNQLTALLAARHAPDLDFVFVGDQDAGLGAAAHRLQKLLRLGNVRFLGRRWDMPELYRAADVLLQPTLAENQSLVTLEAMSSALPIVTTPIPAQAELVQDGHTGLLVPAQPRLLATALRALAAHPERARQLGLNARQFVLDHHTIHHTAALVADVLGEASPGGARRS; encoded by the coding sequence ATGACCGCCCCCCGGACTGCGGCCTTCATCACGGACGCCCCGCGCGTGGCCGGCAGCGAGGTCTGGCTGCTGGACGTGCTGCCGCTGCTGCCCGCGCACGGCTGGCAGCCGACGGTGTTCCTGCCGGACCGGGACACGCTGGACGAACTCGCCCGGCGCTTCCAGGCGGCCGGCGTGCCGGTGGAGCGCTTCGGCGACCCCGCCACGCTGCCGGACCACACGCGGGCCTTCCACCTGCGCGTGCTGCAGGCCTGGGAGCCGGCCACCTACCGCCAGCTGCTGCCACGGCTGGCCTCGCCGCGGCTGGCCGTGCTGCACGACCAGCTGGAATACCACTACCCCGCGCCGGTGCGGCTGCTGTACCGCGAGATCTACCGACGCACGAAGGCCCGGCCCCTGCGGACCGCCGACCGGCTGGTCACGGTGTCCCGCTGGGGCGGGGCGTTCCTGCGCGGCCCGCTCGGGCTGCCGCAGGTGGGCGAGGTCACGAACGGCGCCGACCCCACGAGGTTCCGCCCGGCCCACCCCGGGGAACGCGAGGCACTGCGCTCCGAGTACGGCTTCACGCGCTTCACGGTGCTGATTCCCGGCCGGTTCGCGCCAGAGAAGAACCAGCTCACGGCGCTGCTCGCCGCCCGGCACGCCCCGGACCTGGACTTCGTGTTCGTGGGCGACCAGGACGCCGGGCTGGGCGCCGCCGCGCACCGCCTCCAGAAGCTCCTGCGGCTGGGGAACGTGCGGTTTCTGGGACGGCGCTGGGACATGCCCGAGCTGTACCGCGCCGCCGACGTCCTGCTGCAACCCACCCTCGCCGAAAACCAGTCCCTCGTCACCCTGGAGGCCATGAGCAGCGCCCTGCCCATCGTCACCACCCCCATCCCCGCCCAGGCCGAACTCGTCCAGGACGGCCACACCGGCCTGCTGGTGCCCGCCCAGCCCCGGTTGCTCGCCACCGCCCTCCGGGCCCTCGCTGCCCACCCGGAGCGGGCCCGGCAGCTGGGCCTCAACGCCCGCCAGTTCGTGCTCGACCACCACACCATCCACCACACCGCCGCGCTCGTCGCGGACGTTCTCGGTGAGGCGTCCCCGGGCGGCGCGCGGCGCTCCTGA
- a CDS encoding bifunctional 5,10-methylenetetrahydrofolate dehydrogenase/5,10-methenyltetrahydrofolate cyclohydrolase codes for MTDFTPPDSPAPPRALPGKPLADRVTAEVRAALAEWAALTPPFQPRLVSVLASSDPASRVYVQSKARQARKLGLDFHVVDLGETVTQADLEAALRELSADESVHGIVLELPLAPGLDADEALLHIAHRKDVEGLTPGNLGLIAAGREPEALLPPTPRSVRFLLREALGDDLRGRRVAVIGPGRTVGRPLTFMLNNRGVTVTLCNEHTRDLPRVLADVDAVVVAVGRAGLLRAGHVQPHHVIVDAGINVQESGVAGDAERDLPVRAQTPVPGGVGPLTGALMYQNLVRAVKLQRGERVE; via the coding sequence ATGACTGATTTCACTCCCCCCGACTCCCCTGCCCCGCCCCGCGCCCTGCCGGGCAAACCCCTGGCCGACCGCGTGACCGCCGAGGTCCGCGCCGCCCTGGCCGAGTGGGCGGCCCTGACCCCACCGTTCCAGCCGCGGCTGGTGAGCGTGCTGGCCTCCAGCGACCCGGCCTCGCGCGTGTACGTGCAGAGCAAGGCCCGGCAGGCCCGCAAGCTCGGCCTGGACTTCCACGTGGTGGACCTGGGCGAGACCGTCACCCAGGCCGACCTGGAAGCCGCGCTGCGGGAACTCTCGGCCGACGAGTCCGTGCACGGCATCGTGCTGGAACTCCCGCTCGCGCCCGGCCTGGACGCCGACGAGGCGCTGCTGCACATCGCGCACCGCAAGGACGTGGAGGGCCTCACGCCCGGCAACCTGGGCCTGATCGCCGCCGGGCGCGAGCCCGAGGCGCTGCTGCCGCCCACGCCACGGTCCGTGCGGTTCCTGCTGCGCGAGGCGCTGGGTGACGACCTGCGCGGCCGGCGCGTGGCCGTGATCGGCCCGGGCCGCACGGTGGGCCGGCCCCTGACCTTCATGCTCAACAACCGCGGCGTGACCGTCACCCTGTGCAACGAGCACACCCGCGACCTCCCGCGCGTGCTCGCGGACGTGGACGCCGTGGTGGTCGCGGTCGGCCGGGCCGGGCTGCTGCGGGCCGGGCACGTTCAGCCGCACCACGTGATCGTGGACGCCGGCATCAACGTGCAGGAGTCCGGCGTGGCTGGCGACGCCGAGCGCGACCTGCCGGTCCGCGCGCAGACGCCCGTGCCCGGCGGCGTCGGCCCGCTGACCGGCGCGCTGATGTACCAGAACCTCGTGCGCGCCGTGAAACTCCAGCGGGGAGAACGCGTCGAATGA
- the purH gene encoding bifunctional phosphoribosylaminoimidazolecarboxamide formyltransferase/IMP cyclohydrolase: MTKRALISVSDKTGVVEFAQALSARGWEVLSTGGTFAALSAAGVPVRAVSDVTGFPEMMDGRVKTLHPAVHGGILARRGTAHMDELAGQGFGTIDLVCVNLYPFRETVARGAPDADVIENIDIGGPAMIRSAAKNHEGVLVLVDPADYAVALQDEVPAAERRRLAAKAYRHTSEYDAAITAYLEGASDVLPTKLPDALTLNLTKAAEVRYGENPHQPGAIYRWGAARGPVLDARVVAGKPMSFNNYADADAAWALCQDLAAQEQAAGTDGAVCVAVKHANPCGVAVADTVTGAWERARDADTLSVFGGVVAVSRAVDFAAAQAMRGTFLEVLIAPDVTPDAVEWFAQKKPDLRVLIAGPEQNVSVLDVRPLTGGFAVQERDARPWDDLCPEVVTERQPTEQEWADLRFAWGVVKGARSNAVVLAKEGVTVGLGAGAVSRIWAAERAVANAGERAQGAVLSSEAFFPFDDVVRLAAAAGVTAILQPGGAKRDPEVIAACNELGLSMVFTGSRHFRH, from the coding sequence ATGACGAAACGGGCCTTGATCTCGGTGAGTGACAAGACGGGCGTGGTGGAGTTCGCGCAGGCGCTCTCGGCGCGCGGCTGGGAGGTGCTGAGCACTGGCGGCACCTTCGCGGCGCTGTCGGCGGCGGGCGTGCCGGTGCGCGCGGTGAGTGACGTGACCGGCTTCCCGGAGATGATGGACGGCCGCGTGAAGACCCTGCACCCCGCGGTGCACGGCGGCATCCTGGCGCGGCGCGGCACGGCCCACATGGACGAGCTGGCCGGGCAGGGCTTCGGCACCATCGATCTGGTGTGCGTGAACCTGTACCCCTTCCGGGAGACGGTGGCGCGCGGCGCGCCGGACGCGGACGTGATCGAGAACATCGACATCGGCGGGCCGGCCATGATCCGCTCGGCGGCGAAGAACCACGAGGGCGTGCTGGTCCTGGTGGACCCGGCCGACTACGCCGTGGCCCTGCAGGACGAGGTCCCGGCGGCCGAGAGGCGGCGGCTGGCGGCGAAGGCCTACCGGCACACCAGCGAGTACGACGCGGCCATCACCGCGTACCTGGAGGGCGCCTCGGACGTCCTGCCCACGAAACTGCCCGACGCCCTGACCCTGAACCTGACCAAGGCGGCGGAGGTGCGTTACGGAGAAAACCCGCACCAGCCCGGCGCCATCTACCGCTGGGGCGCGGCGCGCGGGCCGGTGCTGGACGCCCGCGTGGTGGCCGGCAAGCCCATGAGCTTCAACAACTACGCCGACGCGGACGCCGCCTGGGCGCTGTGCCAGGACCTGGCCGCGCAGGAACAGGCGGCCGGGACGGACGGCGCGGTGTGCGTGGCCGTGAAGCACGCCAACCCCTGCGGCGTGGCCGTGGCGGACACCGTGACGGGGGCCTGGGAACGCGCCCGGGACGCCGACACCCTCAGCGTGTTCGGCGGGGTGGTCGCGGTGAGCCGCGCCGTGGACTTCGCGGCGGCGCAGGCGATGCGCGGCACGTTCCTGGAGGTGCTGATCGCGCCGGACGTCACCCCGGACGCGGTGGAGTGGTTCGCGCAGAAGAAACCCGACCTGCGCGTGCTGATCGCCGGGCCCGAGCAGAATGTGAGCGTGCTGGACGTCCGCCCGCTGACCGGGGGTTTCGCCGTGCAGGAACGCGACGCGCGGCCCTGGGACGACCTGTGCCCCGAAGTGGTGACGGAGCGCCAGCCGACCGAGCAGGAGTGGGCAGACCTGCGCTTCGCGTGGGGCGTGGTCAAGGGCGCGCGCAGCAACGCCGTCGTGCTGGCCAAGGAGGGCGTGACCGTGGGCCTGGGGGCGGGCGCCGTGAGCCGCATCTGGGCGGCCGAGCGGGCCGTGGCGAACGCCGGGGAGCGGGCGCAGGGCGCCGTGCTGTCCAGCGAGGCCTTCTTCCCCTTCGACGACGTGGTGCGCCTCGCGGCAGCGGCCGGCGTGACCGCCATCCTGCAGCCCGGCGGCGCGAAACGCGACCCGGAAGTCATCGCCGCGTGCAACGAGCTGGGCCTCAGCATGGTCTTCACCGGCTCCCGCCACTTCCGCCACTGA